The DNA segment AAGAAGGACAAGAAAAAAGATTCACCACCTCAATCATCATTTATTGTCCCGCAGGATTCAGTGGTTATAAAAATTGAAGAAGCAAAGAAGGACTCACTAGGTTTTCAGTTGCCAAAACAAAGAAATTATGAAACAGCATTTTCATCTACATACTTTGTAAGTCAGCTTGATAATTCATTGCTTAATCAAAGTTATCAGATCTTTAATGGTGGAAGTGCAATCTATTATAATCCGGGACTGAATGGTTTCTTTAAACTTGGAATAAGTGATCTTCTTGAAGATTACCGGATCACAGGCGGATTCAAACTTGCTGCTGATCTCAATAGCAATGAATATTTTCTGAGCTATGAGTATCTGAAGAAAAGAATGGACAGACAACTTACATTCTACAGACAGGCAACATTACTTCCTGAATATGGTGCAAAGCAATTCTCGCATGAGTTAAGATATGCAAGCAAATATCCTTTTAGTGATGTGTCGTCTCTCCGTGGTTCTATCGCATACAGAAATGATAAGATCGTAACTCTTTCATTGAATCAACCATCTTTAGAATCGCCGGATGTTCTTTTGCATTGGGCAACAGCTCGCCTGGAATATGTTTTGGATAATACCATTAACATGGGATTGAACCTTTATAATGGTACACGCTTCAAGATCTTTGGTGAGTATTATAAACAGGTTGACAGAAAAGAATCAGGAATGGTCATCGTAGGTGCAGACTTCAGACATTATCTGAAAATTCACCGTGAATTGATCTGGGCAAATCGTATAGCAACAAGTACATCTTTCGGAAAGGAAAAACTGATCTATTATCTGGGCGGTACAGATAACTGGATCTCACCGGGATTCAATTATGAAACTCAGATAGACTATTCACAAAATTATTATTTCCAGGCTCTGGCTTCCAACTTAAGAGGCTTTGACCAGAATATCAGAAACGGAAATACATTTGCATTGATCAACAGTGAAATCCGTTGGCCCGTTTTTAAATATTTGCTCAATCGACCAATTAAATCTGACTTCGTAAGAAACTTTCAGATCATCGGTTTTGGCGATATCGGAACTGCATGGAATGGGCTTTCACCATATGATTCAACCAATGTCTTTAATCGTACTGTAATTTCTAATACTCCATTTGTTGTAACAGTTGTTAAGCAGAATGAACCTATCGTTGGCGGATATGGATTTGGATTACGGACAAGACTTCTAGGCTACTTTATACGTGCCGACTGGGCCTGGGGAATTGAAAACAGAGATCTGCAGCCGTATAAATTTTATTTTTCGTTTGGGCTGGATTTTTAATTATTATTAAAACGCACCCGAACGGAAAAATAAAAAAAGATATTCCTTCTATTCAATTATAAGCTTCTTTACATAATTATTTTTTTCGTCGCTTATTTTTATATAATAAAGTCCCGGGTGAAATTGGCAGTTCAGATTTTCATGGCTATTTATACTTTTCGATTGTGAAATACTTTGGCCTACGGAATTTAAAATTTCAATATTGATCTTTGAACCCAACTGAAAACCATTAATTGAAAATGTGCCATTGGAAGGATTAGGATAGATTTGTATCTCTGATTCGTCTTTGGTGATTTCCGGATCATTTGTTGAAATACAATAATTAGTTTGTCTGAAAGGTGTGTCAAACAATCTGAGTGTATCATAAAAATACGGACTTTCCATAAAGTCCATTACGTGGATCGGATGATTGTATGGAGAAGTTTCTATTGTATCTGAAATAAAAGCAGGACTTGAACCTGCTGAGTCACAAATAGAAAAACCTGCGGAATCAGTTTTAATAAGTGATAAAAATTTTGTGTTTGTATTTAAAGTATCAGTATTGCCTGTCAACAAAATCCTCCATCGTTTGTTCTAATCAATAAATTGGAATTATGCCCGGTAAATGGTGAAGGATATTTTCGCATCCATTGAAATGTTCCGGCAGTATCAAATTTCATTAAAAAAGGCTGAGATAAAGGAGAATTCCATTGTGATCCGGAAAAGACAAAATTGCTATCAGATGTGACAACACAATCTGAAATCAACATTGAAAATACATCGAATTGTTTGCTCCATTTAATATTTGCATTTGAATCCAGAAGAACAAATCGATCAAATGTTAAAACCAAAAATCCATTGTCAGGAGCTTTAATTACTTTTGAATTATAGGAACAGAATTGTTCGAAAGATTTTGTCCAGATCGTATCGCCGGAACTATTAAGACGGATCAATAAATTAAAAAAAGAAACAGGTACTGAATTTGGAATCCAACAGTCAGCTATTCCAAAATATCCGCCGTCATTTGTCTGGATGATGTCATTCAAAACTAACTGACTATTTGTTGAATCGATAAATTTTATCCATTCAAAATTGCCTAAGGAGTCTGATTTAAGAATCATTGATGAACTCCCTAAATCCTGATTTTCAGCGATCGACATAGTGCCCCCATCCATTGTCGGATGAATAATGTCTACGATTAGAGATTCAGGGATGGTAGTCGTATTTAAAACTATTCCATTCTTGTCGATTACAGAAAAATCAGATCTTACAGTATAACCGGGCCAGATTGTAATTGAATCGTGATTACTGTAACAAGCATAATTCTCAGCACCAATTCTTGTTCCGCAACTTATTTCGGCTTCTTTTATCCACATCACATTACCGGATGAATCCAGATTAATAATGCCTGAAGTAGAAGTAATGATTGTTCTGTCATTCGTTTTACAGAGGGATTTAAATGTAATATAGTTTTGTCCACAATCGATGGCCGTTTCAAACTGTTGTGCATGAGAAAAAAGGGAAATAAATAAAAATAGAATCGGAAGTATGTTTTTCATATGATTTGATTTAAGCGATCACAATTTATTGAAATTAAGCTAAAAAAATGAAAATGCAAATTAATTGCAGAAAATGTTACTGGTCCTTTTTGACCGAAGTAATCGGAATGCTTCCTGTGGGCCAATTTCCTAAATTATAAAATTTTTCGATTCGTTTACTGCTTTTCTTACCTTAGGCCCATGCTTAAAGATAAAATAAAGTCCCTCGCATCCAAATTCCACCCCGACATCGTCGCTTGTCGTCGTCATCTGCATATGAATCCGGAGTTGTCTTTTCAGGAATTCAATACTCAGAAGTTTGTTGAGGAAAAGTTGAAAGAGTATGGAATTACGAATCAGCATCGGTTAGCAAATACCGGTGTTGTTGCATTGATCGAAGGTAAAAATCCGGGAAAGAAAGTAGTGGCATTGCGTGCAGATATGGATGCATTACCAATCGTTGAAACAAATAACGTCGATTATAAATCAAAAAATACAGGAGTTATGCATGCCTGCGGACATGATGTACATACATCTTCTCTACTTGGCGTTGTGAGAATTTTGAATGAATTAAAAAATGAATTTGAAGGAACAGTAAAATTTATTTTTCAGCCCGGTGAAGAAAAATTGCCGGGCGGTGCATCGATGATGATCAAAGAAGGTGTTTTGGAAAATCCGAAACCGAATTCTGTTATTGGTCAGCACGTAATGCCTCAGATAAAAGCCGGAAAGATCGGTTTCAGAAAAGGTCTTTATATGGCAAGCACCGATGAGATCTATGTAAAAGTAAAAGGTAAAGGTGGACATGGCGCAATGCCGCATTTGACAATTGATCCTGTACTGATCACTTCTCACATGATCGTTGCCTTGCAACAGATTGTCAGCAGGAATGCAAAACCATCGGTCCCATCAGTGCTGACATTTGGAAAAGTTATCGCTAACGGCGCTACGAATGTAATTCCGGATGAAGTGTATCTTGAAGGAACTTTCAGAACTCTTAACGAAGAATGGCGCGCAGAAGCACATATGCGTATGAAAAAAATGGCCGAAGGACTTGTAGAAAGTATGGGCGGAAAAGTTGAATTCAATATTGTAAAAGGATATCCATTTTTAATCAACGATGAAGAACTGACTGATCGAGCACGTAAGTTTGCAACAGAATATGTAGGCACTGAAAACATTGAAGACCTTGAAATCTGGATGGCTGCGGAAGATTTTGCATTTTATTCTCAGCAAGCTTCAGCATGTTTTTATCGGCTTGGTGTTCGTAATGAAGAACGAGGGATTACTTCATCGGTTCATACTAGTACTTTTGATATTGATGAAACTGCTTTGGAAACAGGAGCAGGGTTGATGGCGTATATGGCAATTAGGGAACTGGCTGCCTTCATCGAAAATAAAAACAAAGCATATAGGGAAAAAGGAAAGCCGCTCTCTAATGAGCTTTCCTTTTCTATTTTCTTATTACTTTTTAATTTCTCTTAAGCATCAATCTTCGCATACTTCGCATTTTTCTCTATAAATTCTCTGCGTGGTGGAACATCATCGCCCATCAACATTGAGAATACGCGATCAGCTTCAACAACACTGTCAATTGTAACCTGACGCAGAGTGCGAGTTTCCGGATTCATAGTTGTTTCCCAAAGTTGCTCTGCATTCATCTCTCCAAGACCCTTGTATCGTTGAGTGTTTACATTCTCTTCTTTACCATCACCGGCTAAAATTTTTATAGCCGCAAGTCGTTGCTCGTCAGTCCATGCGTAAGTTTGCTCTTTTCCTTTTTTCACTAAGTAAAGTGGAGGAGTAGCAATGTATAAATATCCATGTTCTACCAATTCACGCATGTGACGGAAGAAGAATGTTAAGATCAATGTTGTAATGTGAGATCCATCAACGTCGGCATCGGTCATGATCACAACTTTGTGGTAACGCAGTTTATCCATGTTCAGCGGACGGCCTTCTTTACTGTCGTCACGGAATACTCCGAGTGCAGTAAAAATATTCCGGATCTCTTCGTTTTCATAGATACGGTATTCCATCGCTTTTTCAACGTTCAGAATTTTACCTCTCAAAGGTAAAATAGCCTGATATGCACGGTTACGACCTTGCTTTGCAGTACCGCCGGCAGAATCTCCCTCGACTAAGTACAATTCACAAATAGATGGATCACTATCACTGCAATCTGAAAGTTTTCCCGGTAATCCTGTTCCCTGAAGTACATTTTTACGCTGAACCATTTCACGCGCCTTGCGGGCAGCATGACGTGCAGTAGCAGCGAGTATAACTTTGTCGACAATCGTTCTTGCTTCACGCGGATGTTCTTCAAGATATGCACTTAACATATCACTCACAGCCTGATCAACAGCGCCCATCACTTCGTTATTACCAAGTTTTGTCTTTGTCTGTCCTTCAAATTGCGGCTCCTGAACTTTTACAGAAACAATTGCAGTAAGTCCTTCACGGAAGTCATCACCATTGATCTCAAATTTCAGTTTGTCAAAATATCCTGATTTATCTGCATACGATTTCAAAGTACGCGTCAACGCTCTTCTGAAACCGGAAAGATGTGTTCCACCTTCATGCGTATTGATGTTGTTCACATACGAATAAATATTCTCTGTGAATGTAGTATTGTACTGCATGGCAACTTCAACAGGAATTCCTGCACGTTCACCTTCCATATAGATTGGCTCCGGTGTCAGTTTCTCTCTGTTCTCATCGAGGTATTCTACGAATTCACGTAGTCCACCTAAACTCAGATAAGAATCTTTCGCATGATTTCCATCGGCATCAGGAGTACGAAGATCTTCGATCCTTAATGTGATACCTTTATTTAAAAATGACAATTCACGCAAACGTGTTGCAAGAATATCATAATGATAATCTGTTGTATTGAAAATTGTGGAATCCGGAGTGAATGTTTGTGTTGTACCTGTACGATTTGTTTCGCCAACAACCTTAACATCATAAAGCGGTTTACCGCAAGAATATTCCTGAACGAAAATTTTTCCTTCGCGATGAACTTCTGTTTTTAAATGTGATGAAAGAGCATTTACACATGATACACCCACACCATGCAATCCACCGGAAACTTTATAAGAGTCCTTATCAAATTTACCCCCGGCGTGTAGAACAGTCATAACGACCTCCAGAGCGCTTTTTTTCTCTTTCGCATGATAATCGGTCGGAATTCCCCGTCCATCGTCTGTAACACGAATTATGTTACCCGGAAGGATAGACACATCAATGTTCTTGCAATAACCCGCAAGAGCCTCATCGATAGAGTTATCTACCACTTCATAAACCAAATGATGCAGTCCTTTCATTCCGGTATCCCCAATGTACATTGAAGGACGCTTCCGGACTGCTTCAAGTCCTTCCAATACCTGGATGGAATCTGCCGAATAACTTTGGTTGTTTTTTTTCACTTCTTTGCCGTCACCGACGCCGTCGGTTGGTTTCACTTGGTCGTTTATCAATTCACCCATTTTTAGTACTCTTTTCCCCCCTTAAAATCCCCCGGATAATTTTGAAAAATAATGGAACTTTTTAGGCTAAAACTCAATGTTTTTGCGCCTTTTCCATGGATTGTAAATCTACAAAAATCACCTCAATTTAACAAGAGAAATTGCTACTTTTTTGAGGATATTTTACTGCTTTTTTCAGAGGGAAATGTTGATAAAATGAAGGTCAAAGGTCAAGGGTCAAAGGTCAATATAAGCAAGGCAAAAGTCAAAAAATCAGAACCATAGAGTGCAGCTTAATAAAGTGCTATTAATTGGATGTTGTATGTTACTTGCAAAAATTGTTTAATGTTTAAAGTTGGAGTGTTACTTCAACTAAAAATTTGCACCTGATCAAAAAGTGGAAATTTAGAATTGAATGATCGTCGCTAATCTATTTCGACAACTGACCCTGAAAGGGTCACACATTTGTAGAAAAAAAACAAATCCAACGAACCCCGACCTCGAAGAGGTCGCACATGATTACGTAATGCACTGTCAAATTATAATTTTATCAGCAAGAACACATTTAAAATGAATGAATTATTTTCAATTTAATATTCAATCTCCAGATCAAACGACTTCTTCAATTCATTCATCGCCGGATTTATCTCTGCTAATCTTTTGAATTTTTCTGATGGAGTGTAAGCGGGGCCATCAGATGTTTCATTTACATTTACTATGACCGTCAGACTGATCTTATAATTTGAAAGCTCTTTTCGCAGGTAAATAAGTAATTCAAGTTTTTCTTCGTTCAGATCTTTTTCTGCTGCAGCACTATCAACGATAAAATTCAATTCAAAGTTTTTTCCTACGGTCGGATTTCTTTTTTTCATTGCTGCAGACAAAGTCATACGACCATGTTTTTCCAGTTTCTCTGAATAAATTCTCCACAATCCTTCAAGCATCGGTTGATCGAAAGGTGCTGATAGATCCGGTAATACTTCTTCGGTATTTACAACGGCTTTCTTTTCTACAACACGATCTTCTTTAATAGAAATTGATTTTTTGTAGGATGGAGCAGAAGGACGAGATGGAGTTGAGACAGGATTCTCGGCTTTTTTTGTTTCTGCAACAATCGGTTTTGCTACCGGTTCAGAAATTACAGCAGGATTGATTTGAGGAGTAACTACTGCAGCAGCTGCAACGGGTACTGAGACAGGACTTGAAACGGGTTGTGTAACAGCAGGCGATGCAGCAACACTGTTTATCGCTAACTCAATTTTTTTTTTAGCACCCTCTGCAGGTGCTGAAATGATTTGTTGACTAGTACACATTTTCATCAGTGTGAGTTCAATGTGTAGCCGTTGATTTTTTGCTGAGCGATATTGATAATCTGCTTTACTTGCAAGATCAAGTTGATAAAGTAACCAGTTTGCAGTACATGAAATGGCCTGAACCCGGTATTTCTCTTTGACAGAAGGACTCACTTCAAGAAGTGAAAGTGTGATCTCATCTTTACATACCAAAAGATCACGGAAATGTGATGCAAGCCCGGTTATAAAATTGTGCGCATCGAATCCATGATTCAGGATCTCATTAAATGCCATCAGGACTTCCGGAATTTTTCCTGTAAGTAAATCGTCTGTTATCCGGAAATAATAATCGTAATCAAGAATATTGAGATTCTGAATAACATCTTTGTAGGTAAGGTTATTTCCCGCAAAAGAAACCAGCTGATCAAAAATACTCAATGAATCCCGCAAAGCGCCTTCTGCTTTTTGTGCAATGATGTGAAGTGCATCAATCTCAGCAGTGACACCTTCGCTTTGAGCTACGTGTTGAAGATGACTTACAATATTTTCTACTGAGATTCTGCTGAAATCAAAGATCTGACAACGCGACAAGATCGTAGGTATGATCTTATGTTTTTCCGTTGTTGCAAGAATGAAAATTGCATATGATGGCGGCTCTTCGAGTGTTTTCAAAAATGCATTGAAGGCTTGAACAGAAAGCATGTGAACCTCATCGATGATATACACTTTGTATTTCCCCATCTGCGGTGCATACCGAACCTGATCGACCAAAGCCCTGATATCATCTACTGAGTTATTACTCGCAGCATCTAATTCATAAATATTCAGTGATTGTCCTTCATTGAAAGCTACACACATCTCGCATGTATTACACGCTTCAACTTCAGGAGTAACATTTACACAATTGATCGTTTTAGCAAGGATCCTTGCAGTAGTTGTCTTACCAACACCACGTGGTCCGGTAAACAAAAAAGCCTGTGCAAGGTGATTGTTTCGAATTGCATTCTTTAGCGTATTGGTAATGTTCGGTTGCCCGACAACAGTGCTGAATGTGATCGGACGATATTTTCTTGCACTGACAACAAATTTTTCCATTGGGTAAACGCTCGTTTTATGAGGGATGCTAAGATAGTGAAATCTGTGATTTGTTTTTCGTTTTTCGTCTTTTGTCTTTCGTTTTATATGTTCAATAAAGTGAAATACTTCAGGTTAAAACCACATCCGAAATAATTTGAATGCACCGCCTTCATTTGCGTATCCAAAAGACGAAAAACGAAAGACAAAAAACAAAAGACCAACTAGTTTTCAACAATACCCACTTTTTATTAACATTTATGCCTCAAAATATTGTAGAAACCTCCTGTGCGACATACTTTTAACTCATCAATCACTAATTGAATAATTAATCACTAAAAAAACTAGCGTAAAATGAACAAAGCTGAATTGGTGGATGCCATGGCATCTGAAGCAAAAATTACCAAAGCTGATGCATCTCGTGCTTTAGAAGCGTTTATGAATGTTACTTCTAAAACATTGAAAAAAGGAGAGCGCGTAGCTCTTATCGGCTTCGGAACTTTCACAGTTGCTAAACGTTCTGCCCGCAATGGTCGTAACCCACAAACTGGCAAGCCGATCAAGATCGCTGCTAAACGTGTGGCTAAATTCAAAGCCGGAGCTGAATTATCTGCAAAGGTGAAATAATGCTTTTTCAAAAAGATAAAAAGACCCGCTACATGTGAGCGGGTTTTTTTATGTCTTTACATTTTTATGGGATTCATAATTCTAAGCACCTGCAACTTAAGAGTATTTGCATTTCTAGAATCGGTTATACTTTTATCAATTTTCTTCTTAAAAGTGAATTTTCGCCTTCTCTTATTTATATAAAGTAAATACCTGATGAAAGTTGTGTAGTATTAATTTCTGTTGAATAAATAAATCTGTTATATATTACCAATCTTCCTGTAACATCATATAAAAATAAATTAATTTCTTTGGAAATATCTACATTAACTGATAGTACATTCTGAAATGGAGATGGATATATTTCTGCAATAATATTTCTTCCGTAATCCTCTATGCCAATCAAACAACCAGGGATATTTTTAGGAAGATATTCTGCAGGATAGAGTTTTACATTATCAAGTACAAGTTCGGTGCAATTGTAACACATATGTCCCCAGTTGGTGAATTTAATTGTATGTGATGGAGCACTGGCTATAAATTCAATCAGATAAACTGTACCTGTATCGGCACCAAAGGTGGGCGTACAGTTTAGATAGTGTTTTCCATATCCGACATCAACAGCAAAAATTCCAGGATCAGTAAATTGACCAATATCAATTTCTCCGCCTGCCCAGAATTCAAGAATATATCTATTGCCGGGAATTATTCCATAAACTGTTTGTTCAAGAGAAACGCCTGTATCATTTCCATATAAGGCTTCACTGTATGGATAGCCGGATGAAATTCCAGTGTATTCGCAGGAAAGCGAATTCAGGCAAGTAGTGTCCCATTGAGTAGATGAACACACATATGCCCACATGTTACCGAAGTATGCCGCAAAATTACCGTCACTAATTGTTGCCTCATTACTGTCAACGATCGAACTGTAAGTTAAAGTTCCACCACCAGTGCAGGTCCAGTTGCTAACAGAACAATTAGAATTTACAGACGCATTACAGAAACTTTGAAAGCTTCCCGGTGAGCATGTTGTATTTTCAAAACTACCGTTCTGAATAAGATTTATTGTACCTGCTTCAATTGATGTGTTCTGTCGATAACACTTTACACATAGCTGTTGTGCTAAAGAATTGTTGGTAATAAACAGGAATATAATTATGGTCAACAGGCGCACAGAGAAGGAATATGAATTCATTTATATTTTTTTTAAAGTTATATATCTTAAGAGTAAGTGAGAGAACAGGACAGGTTATGATTTTTACAAATTAATTATAGTTAGCTTTATAATATTACGGAATGATTATAAATAGTTGCCTGTACTTCAATCCCGGATCTTGGTAAATTTCGAATTTCAAAATGGAATATCGAAATAATTTATAGTTTTGTCTTATGTTAATTAACTACACAATTGATGGCAGTGTTGCCCGCATCACTCTTAACCGTCCCGACAAATTTAATAGTTTCAACCGTGAAATGGCTCTTGAACTTCAAGGTGCACTGAAAAATGCACAGAAAGATGAGAACGTCCGTGCCATTTATATTACTGCTGAAGGAAAAGCGTTTTGTGCAGGACAAGATCTCACTGAAGCAATGGATCCTAGTGGACCGGGAATTGAAAAAATTGTAGCAGAGCACTACAATCCAATTGTTATTCTTCTGCGCATGATTGAAAAGCCAATCATCTGTGCGGTGAATGGAGTAGCAGCAGGAGCAGGAGCAAACATTGCTTTTGCATGTGATATTACGTATGCAGGAAAATCTGCAAGTTTCATTCAGGCATTCAGTAAAATTGGTTTAGTGCCTGATAGCGGCGGAACATATACTTTACCACGATTGATCGGTTTCCAGAAAGCAACCGCATTAATGATGCTTGGCGATAAAGTTCTTGCAGAAGATGCAGAGAAAATGGGAATGATCTTTAAAGCAGTTGATGATGCAGAATTGCAAACTGTCGCTTTTCAAACAGCAAAGACGCTTTCTGAAATGCCAACCAAAGGTTTAGGACTTACTAAACGCTTATTAAATAAATCATTCAGTAATACTTTCGAAAACCAATTGCAACAAGAACAAATCACCCAAGCCGAAGCCGGGCAAACTCATGATTACAATGAAGGAGTGAAAGCGTTTCTGGAAAAGCGGAAAGCGGTGTTTAAAGGTAAGTGAAAGAAATTTGGGTGAAAAATTTAACACTTAGATCACTAAAAATTTAGCACAAGAACACATTGATACATTGAATGATCCCACAGTGTTCTTGTGACAAATTTTTAGTGAACTTGTGTTTAAAAAATAAAATGTAATACTGCTGAAACTTGTAAGTAGTATCCAGATACCTTTGACCTTTGATTTTGACCTTTGACCTTTGACCTTTGACCTAAGCAGTTCCACCCAAATCCAACCATTCAATGACACTTAAAATGATCAAACGGCTCCAGACAATCCTGGCATTTATAAAGTGCTTTACAAGCGGTTGATCCAAACTGACTGATCAGAACAGTATTCTCACTATTACATTGCGGACAACGCACATGTTTGTTCAATAAAATATTTTTATCGGAAGAACTTTTTTCAGGAGGTGAAATGCCATACTTGCGAAGTTTTTCTTTCGCTTCGTCAGAGATCCAATCGGTTGTCCATACAGGAGCGAAAACAGTTTTTACTTCAAAAGAATTGATTTCATTTTTTCTTAAAATGTCTGCAATGTCGTTCTCGATTGCTTTCATCGCAGGACAACCACTATATGTCGGAGTGATAAATACTTTTACTTTTCCATCTTCGATTTTTACTTCACGTAAAATTCCGAGATCTTCAATTGTGATCACAGGAATTTCAGGATCCGGAATACCTGCTATCAGATCGTAAATTTCTTTTTCGGAAAATTTTGTACTTAACATTTTTGTTTCCTGATCACCATTCTACGCCCGGGAAGGACCTTGGTAATACCTGCATTTCAGACAATAAATGTCCTAAATGTTCACTGTGTAATCCTTTGATGCTTCCACCAATCATAAAGCTATCTTCAGGAACAGTCAATGTAGCTTTTTCAAAGACTTCGTTTATTTTTTTATCCCAATTACCACGAACTACATTCATGTCAACTGCAATACCTGCTTTGACAAGATCGATATCTACCTGATCCGTTTCAAAAAGATCACCTGTATATTTCCAGAGCGTATCAATAGCTTCAAGTGTTCTGACGTGACTTTCTTCAGTGCCATCACCAAAACGAATAACCCATTCGCTACTATGTCTGACATGATAAGTAACTTCCTTCAGTGATTTTTCAGCAAGAGCAGCTAAAGTAGCATCTTTGCTTTTCATGAGTTCAGTAAAGAAATAATATTGATATACGCTCAGGAAAAACTGGCGGATCATCGTTTGTGCATAATCGCCGTTAGGCTGCTCTGCCATTAATCTATTTTTGTATTCGCGCGCTTCACGTAAAAAAGCAAGATCATCTTCGCTACGATTCAAACCTTCATTCTCGCCTGCATAAGTCAGAAATGCGCGTGCTTGTCCGATCAGATCTAATGAAACATTCGTAAGTGCAATATCTTCCTCCAGTATTGGCCCATGTCCACACCATTCAGCAAGACGCTGACCAAGTATCAAACTGGTATCTCCAATTCTTAATGAGTATTCGGCAATGTTTTTATTTAATTCAGACATAGTGGTGGAAATTGATTCTGATTTTTATTCGAAACTGGCACCCGGAGTTTTGTAGAAATTCGGGTGACGGTAGATCTTATCATTACTTGGTTCAAAAAATGATCCGACATCTTCAGGAGTAGAACTGACAATATCTTCTGCAGGTACAACCCACAAACAAGTTGCTTCACCTCTTCGCGAATAGACATCACGTGCATTCTGCAATGCTAATTCTTTATCAGGAGCGTGTACGCTTCCTGCATGTTCAAACGGTAAACCTGCGCGCTTTTGAGTGAAGACTTCCCATAATGGCCA comes from the Bacteroidota bacterium genome and includes:
- a CDS encoding enoyl-CoA hydratase/isomerase family protein, coding for MLINYTIDGSVARITLNRPDKFNSFNREMALELQGALKNAQKDENVRAIYITAEGKAFCAGQDLTEAMDPSGPGIEKIVAEHYNPIVILLRMIEKPIICAVNGVAAGAGANIAFACDITYAGKSASFIQAFSKIGLVPDSGGTYTLPRLIGFQKATALMMLGDKVLAEDAEKMGMIFKAVDDAELQTVAFQTAKTLSEMPTKGLGLTKRLLNKSFSNTFENQLQQEQITQAEAGQTHDYNEGVKAFLEKRKAVFKGK
- the paaJ gene encoding phenylacetate-CoA oxygenase subunit PaaJ, whose amino-acid sequence is MLSTKFSEKEIYDLIAGIPDPEIPVITIEDLGILREVKIEDGKVKVFITPTYSGCPAMKAIENDIADILRKNEINSFEVKTVFAPVWTTDWISDEAKEKLRKYGISPPEKSSSDKNILLNKHVRCPQCNSENTVLISQFGSTACKALYKCQDCLEPFDHFKCH
- the paaC gene encoding phenylacetate-CoA oxygenase subunit PaaC codes for the protein MSELNKNIAEYSLRIGDTSLILGQRLAEWCGHGPILEEDIALTNVSLDLIGQARAFLTYAGENEGLNRSEDDLAFLREAREYKNRLMAEQPNGDYAQTMIRQFFLSVYQYYFFTELMKSKDATLAALAEKSLKEVTYHVRHSSEWVIRFGDGTEESHVRTLEAIDTLWKYTGDLFETDQVDIDLVKAGIAVDMNVVRGNWDKKINEVFEKATLTVPEDSFMIGGSIKGLHSEHLGHLLSEMQVLPRSFPGVEW
- the paaB gene encoding 1,2-phenylacetyl-CoA epoxidase subunit B — protein: MSTSEWPLWEVFTQKRAGLPFEHAGSVHAPDKELALQNARDVYSRRGEATCLWVVPAEDIVSSTPEDVGSFFEPSNDKIYRHPNFYKTPGASFE